From one Tsukamurella tyrosinosolvens genomic stretch:
- a CDS encoding polynucleotide kinase-phosphatase, translated as MSIDTVVTVPMRGLILLVGASGSGKSTFARTHFRPTEVVSSDVCRGLVADDENDQAATADAFDLLHHLVGIRLRRGLLTVVDATNVQRSSRASLVALARAHDVLIDAIVFDLPDDVAIERNRLRADRSFGAQVVTRQSRELRRSLKGIKKEGFRRVHVLRDTAQVDGASIVRERPWNDRTELTGPFDVIGDVHGCAAELRALLTDLGWSVRDDGADHPDGRTAVFVGDLVDRGPDTPGVLRLVMGMVAAGNALCVSGNHEAKLVRALKGNPVTVAHGLQESLDQLAAESEEFRSAAQAFMDGLLSHYVLDGGRLVVAHAGLKEEYHGRASRRVRAFALYGDTTGETDEVGLPVRYPWARDYRGRAAVVYGHTPVTEPQWINNTLCIDTGAVFGGALTALRYPEREIVSVPARSEWYAPARPAVEEPSDDRAASVLRYDDVAGTRWLSTRTAGRVKVEGDNAAAALEVMSRFAVDPRWLVYLPPTMSPASVSREDGYLEHPSRAFEDFAGWGVERVICEEKHMGSRAVAVIARDSGTAARRFGVADGGTGTVYTRTGRAFFDDVEPLVDRLRRAVAPLFDRLETDWLALDCELLPWSAKAGELIRSQYAAVGAAAREVFPAALAGLDAAATRSLDVAALRERTARRAVNANAFRDAYVRYYRPTDGLDGVTVAPFQVLAAEGRVLAEESHEWHMELLGELDDPFLTRTRHRVVDLASEADRAEASRWWTELTDAGGEGMVVKPLGDAGRKVQPGLKVRGREYLRIIYGPDYLDSLDVLRDRNLGRKRKMALAEHALGRDALAAFVAGEPLWRVHRSVFAVLAQESEPVDPRL; from the coding sequence ATGAGCATCGACACCGTCGTCACCGTCCCGATGCGCGGGCTGATCCTCCTGGTCGGCGCCTCGGGCAGCGGCAAGTCGACGTTCGCGCGCACGCACTTCCGCCCGACCGAGGTCGTCTCCAGCGACGTCTGTCGCGGTCTCGTCGCCGACGACGAGAACGACCAGGCCGCGACGGCCGACGCTTTCGACCTGCTGCACCACCTGGTGGGCATCCGCCTGCGCCGAGGCCTGCTCACCGTCGTCGACGCGACCAACGTGCAGCGGTCGTCCAGGGCCTCGCTCGTAGCACTCGCACGCGCCCACGACGTCCTCATCGACGCGATCGTCTTCGATCTCCCCGACGACGTCGCGATCGAGCGGAACCGACTGCGCGCCGATCGCTCCTTCGGCGCGCAGGTGGTCACGCGTCAGTCGCGGGAGCTGCGCCGCTCCCTGAAGGGGATCAAGAAGGAGGGCTTCCGCCGCGTTCACGTCCTTCGCGACACCGCGCAGGTCGACGGTGCCTCGATCGTCCGCGAGCGGCCGTGGAACGACCGGACCGAGCTCACCGGGCCGTTCGACGTGATCGGCGACGTGCACGGCTGCGCGGCCGAGTTGCGCGCGCTGCTCACGGATCTCGGTTGGAGCGTGCGCGATGACGGTGCGGACCACCCGGACGGGCGGACCGCTGTCTTCGTCGGCGACCTCGTGGACCGTGGGCCGGACACGCCCGGCGTGCTGCGCCTCGTCATGGGCATGGTGGCCGCGGGGAACGCGCTGTGCGTCAGCGGGAACCACGAGGCGAAGCTGGTGCGCGCACTCAAGGGCAACCCGGTCACCGTCGCGCACGGGCTGCAGGAGTCGCTCGACCAGCTGGCCGCGGAGTCCGAGGAATTCCGTTCCGCGGCGCAGGCGTTCATGGACGGGCTGCTCAGTCACTACGTCCTCGACGGCGGGCGGCTCGTCGTCGCCCACGCCGGGCTCAAGGAGGAGTATCACGGCCGGGCGTCGCGGCGGGTTCGCGCGTTCGCGCTCTACGGCGACACCACAGGCGAGACCGACGAGGTCGGGCTGCCGGTGCGCTACCCGTGGGCGCGGGACTACCGCGGTCGCGCGGCCGTGGTCTACGGACACACACCGGTCACCGAGCCGCAGTGGATCAACAACACACTGTGCATCGACACCGGTGCGGTGTTCGGCGGGGCGCTCACCGCGCTGCGCTACCCGGAGCGCGAGATCGTCTCCGTACCGGCGCGGTCGGAGTGGTACGCGCCGGCGCGGCCGGCGGTGGAGGAACCGTCGGACGACCGGGCCGCCTCTGTCCTGCGGTACGACGACGTCGCCGGCACCCGCTGGCTGTCCACGCGCACGGCGGGCCGTGTGAAGGTGGAGGGCGACAACGCGGCGGCGGCGCTCGAGGTGATGAGTCGGTTCGCCGTGGACCCGCGGTGGCTGGTGTACCTGCCGCCCACCATGTCGCCGGCATCGGTGTCGCGGGAGGACGGCTACCTCGAGCACCCGTCCCGCGCGTTCGAGGACTTCGCGGGCTGGGGCGTGGAGCGCGTGATCTGCGAGGAGAAGCACATGGGCTCGCGGGCCGTCGCGGTGATCGCGCGTGATTCCGGCACGGCGGCAAGACGGTTCGGCGTCGCCGACGGTGGCACCGGCACGGTGTACACGCGCACCGGACGGGCGTTCTTCGACGACGTCGAGCCGCTGGTGGATCGCCTCCGGCGGGCGGTCGCGCCGCTGTTCGACCGGCTCGAGACGGACTGGCTCGCGCTGGACTGCGAACTGCTGCCGTGGTCCGCGAAGGCGGGCGAACTGATTCGGTCGCAGTACGCGGCCGTGGGCGCGGCGGCGCGCGAGGTGTTCCCGGCCGCGCTCGCCGGCCTCGACGCGGCTGCGACGCGCAGCCTCGACGTCGCGGCGCTCCGCGAGCGGACCGCGCGGAGGGCCGTGAACGCGAACGCCTTCCGGGACGCCTACGTCCGGTACTACCGGCCGACTGACGGGCTCGATGGGGTCACCGTCGCGCCGTTCCAGGTGCTGGCGGCGGAGGGTCGGGTGCTCGCCGAGGAGTCGCACGAGTGGCACATGGAGCTGCTCGGGGAGCTGGACGACCCGTTCCTGACGCGCACGCGCCACCGCGTCGTCGACCTGGCGTCGGAGGCGGACCGCGCGGAGGCGAGCCGGTGGTGGACCGAGCTGACGGACGCCGGTGGAGAGGGCATGGTGGTCAAGCCGCTGGGCGACGCGGGGCGGAAGGTACAGCCGGGCCTGAAGGTCCGTGGCCGCGAGTACCTGCGGATCATCTACGGCCCGGACTACCTGGACTCGCTCGACGTGCTGCGCGACCGGAATCTCGGCCGCAAGCGGAAGATGGCGCTCGCGGAGCACGCTCTGGGCCGCGACGCCCTCGCTGCATTCGTCGCGGGCGAGCCGCTGTGGCGCGTACACCGGTCGGTGTTCGCGGTGCTGGCGCAGGAGTCGGAGCCGGTGGACCCGCGGCTGTAG
- the crtI gene encoding phytoene desaturase family protein — MHIGIIGAGLSGLSAALHLLGAGHEVTVVERSAQVGGRAGTERLRGHLVDPGASVLTMPELVFNALAAAGLDRLAAEDELDLLPVTPAYAGRFPALDGLPPSVLHVPDDLLVDEHMRWQEAMFDAAYERFIDGDAAWGSYANPRDLAALGRLVKLGALRSMQHQVDRRVDDPRARRMLTFQALYAGVAPSAARAVYAVISHMDVGLGVWYPRAGMGHVATVMARQVQRAGGRLLLEHEVIGLDGRRGRVTGLRARTSARVHQLSFDGVVLTADAPVTDQLIAPLGGRAPRRVRLSPSAVVAHLDVDPDLQDHWPTQAHHTLDFGAAWEQTFAEITATRGRGRLMSDPSFLITRPSVTTGEPGPVSVLAPCPNLESAPLDWDEIGGDYVRDALRTLAGRGYRGIDSAEILRVDTPADWARQGMSAGTPFAAAHTLTQTGPLRRPQRVPGIANAVLAGSMTHPGVGVPPALISGRLAAEAISSS; from the coding sequence GTGCACATCGGAATCATCGGGGCGGGGCTGTCCGGGCTGTCGGCGGCGCTGCACCTACTCGGGGCGGGCCACGAGGTCACCGTCGTGGAGCGGTCGGCGCAGGTCGGCGGGCGCGCGGGGACGGAGCGCCTCCGTGGGCACCTCGTCGATCCGGGTGCGAGCGTGCTGACCATGCCGGAGCTCGTCTTCAACGCCCTCGCCGCCGCCGGCCTCGACCGGCTCGCCGCCGAGGACGAGCTGGACCTGTTGCCCGTCACGCCGGCGTACGCGGGCCGCTTCCCCGCACTCGACGGACTACCGCCGAGCGTCCTGCACGTCCCCGACGACCTCCTGGTGGACGAACACATGCGCTGGCAGGAGGCGATGTTCGACGCCGCCTACGAGCGGTTCATCGACGGCGACGCCGCGTGGGGCTCGTACGCGAATCCGCGCGACCTCGCCGCCCTCGGGCGGCTGGTGAAGCTGGGTGCGCTGCGCTCGATGCAGCACCAGGTGGACCGCCGCGTCGACGATCCGCGCGCCCGCCGCATGCTCACCTTCCAGGCGCTGTACGCCGGGGTCGCGCCGTCGGCGGCGCGGGCGGTGTACGCGGTGATCTCACACATGGATGTCGGCCTCGGCGTCTGGTACCCGCGGGCCGGGATGGGGCACGTCGCCACCGTCATGGCCCGGCAGGTGCAGCGGGCCGGGGGCAGACTCCTCCTCGAGCACGAGGTGATCGGCCTGGACGGCCGACGGGGCCGCGTCACGGGGCTGCGGGCCCGGACATCGGCGCGCGTGCACCAACTGTCGTTCGACGGGGTGGTGCTCACCGCCGACGCACCCGTCACCGACCAGCTCATCGCGCCGCTCGGCGGGCGGGCGCCGCGGCGGGTGCGGCTGTCGCCGTCCGCGGTGGTGGCCCACCTGGACGTGGATCCGGACCTGCAGGACCACTGGCCGACGCAGGCGCACCACACGCTGGACTTCGGCGCGGCATGGGAGCAGACCTTCGCGGAGATCACCGCGACGCGGGGCCGCGGGCGGCTCATGAGCGACCCGTCGTTCCTCATCACCCGGCCGTCGGTCACGACGGGCGAGCCCGGCCCGGTGAGCGTGCTCGCGCCCTGCCCGAACCTCGAGTCGGCGCCGCTGGACTGGGACGAGATCGGCGGCGACTACGTGCGCGACGCGCTGCGGACGCTGGCGGGACGCGGCTACCGCGGCATCGATTCCGCGGAGATCCTGCGGGTGGACACCCCCGCCGACTGGGCCCGGCAGGGCATGTCCGCCGGCACCCCGTTCGCCGCGGCGCACACGCTCACCCAGACCGGGCCGCTCCGCCGCCCGCAGCGCGTCCCCGGCATCGCGAACGCAGTGCTCGCCGGGTCGATGACGCACCCCGGCGTCGGGGTGCCACCGGCATTGATCTCCGGCCGGCTGGCGGCGGAGGCGATCAGTTCCTCGTGA